One Lytechinus pictus isolate F3 Inbred chromosome 12, Lp3.0, whole genome shotgun sequence genomic region harbors:
- the LOC129272653 gene encoding rhodopsin, GQ-coupled-like: protein MDNVTVIATDYITSLGSSTPHLFAVKSTETPFSGIAYHHRLVVSSCLFFIIILGLFGNSLVVVAVAVSKKLQTTTNILVVNLTVADLFTCLSLPFMVVGLLAQGEEYPLPEIVCSIASGLNTICLGVSVMTLAAIAFIRWYVISKSIRGHRGLHTPRKIGMAIIGIWMLGITITALPVSLGIGELGYSRYYMLCSVTDTNPFRFYYVLLQAAAIFVVLVITGVFYVLIMIHVLRQTRQFQKKFADDSRSTGPKAPSSQANADSRAMQTAFMKREYEITKNLFTVVCIFMVCLVPSIVNFIIPGTSVLTLYGAMVLAANSSINPIIYALKHPNFQEAFKKVICCRTVDSRNPGSSKPRTTATNTATNRL from the coding sequence ATGGACAATGTAACTGTCATTGCTACTGATTACATAACTTCACTTGGGTCATCAACGCCTCATTTGTTTGCCGTGAAATCTACCGAAACACCCTTCTCGGGCATCGCCTATCACCACCGTCTGGTTGTCTCATCCtgcttatttttcatcatcatcttgggACTCTTTGGAAATTCCCTCGTAGTCGTCGCCGTTGCCGTATCTAAGAAGCTCCAGACGACCACCAATATCTTGGTGGTCAATCTCACCGTGGCCGACCTGTTTACGTGTCTCAGCCTCCCATTCATGGTTGTGGGTCTGCTTGCTCAAGGCGAGGAGTATCCTCTCCCTGAGATAGTCTGCTCAATCGCCTCCGGACTCAATACGATATGCCTTGGGGTGAGCGTCATGACCCTCGCAGCCATAGCGTTCATCCGATGGTATGTAATCTCTAAATCAATACGTGGTCATCGCGGGCTTCATACGCCAAGAAAGATCGGCATGGCCATTATCGGAATCTGGATGTTGGGCATCACCATCACGGCCCTTCCGGTCTCGTTGGGAATCGGGGAATTAGGTTATTCTCGGTATTACATGCTCTGTAGCGTCACCGATACGAACCCTTTCCGATTCTACTACGTCCTGCTCCAGGCAGCTGCCATATTCGTCGTACTGGTCATCACTGGAGTCTTCTATGTTCTCATCATGATCCATGTCTTGCGTCAGACCCGCCAGTTTCAGAAGAAATTTGCAGACGACAGTCGATCCACTGGGCCGAAGGCGCCCTCATCCCAAGCCAACGCAGATTCCAGAGCCATGCAGACCGCCTTCATGAAGCGCGAatatgaaatcacaaaaaatctCTTCACTGTTGTCTGTATCTTCATGGTCTGTTTGGTCCCGAGTATAGTCAATTTCATCATACCAGGTACCAGTGTCCTCACTCTCTACGGGGCGATGGTTCTAGCAGCTAACAGTTCTATCAATCCAATCATCTATGCCCTCAAACATCCAAACTTTCAAGAAGCATTCAAGAAAGTCATTTGCTGCCGCACAGTCGACTCCCGTAACCCTGGCAGCTCTAAACCACGCACGACAGCAACAAACACAGCAACAAACCGCTTGTAG
- the LOC129272654 gene encoding melatonin receptor type 1B-A-like, translating to MESVEATVGPSIVPFNHRIAVAFVLVMASVIGLFGNSLVIISVIVTKKLRTITNILVVNLAFADVFTCACLPFQVVGLLSRTRAYPLPEIVCDVVAGVVTTSVFGSVCNLVAIAFVRWYVITKSIRGHQGLHTPKKIFTLALIIWVFSTSAMVIPPVLGIGTLGYSEYYATCSLRDTNELEFYYIVLQGSLIAIALLLTFLFYIRILRHVLRHNQKFRVRYSTEDEAGSSPTEVPQNKTSSSTSTGTCPPMIKAINQKEVEITKNLFLVVCAFMLCILPNVINFLIPGTSVLTLYSVMILLVNSVVNPIIYGLKHPNFQEAFKKILTCRKEMTMQVST from the coding sequence ATGGAAAGCGTAGAAGCAACAGTAGGACCGTCGATAGTTCCATTTAATCATCGAATAGCAGTTGCATTCGTCTTGGTCATGGCTTCAGTTATTGGTCTGTTTGGCAACTCCCTCGTCATCATCTCCGTCATCGTCACAAAGAAGCTTCGTACGATCACCAACATCCTGGTGGTCAATCTCGCCTTCGCTGATGTGTTTACGTGCGCCTGTCTACCTTTCCAGGTGGTCGGTCTCCTCAGCCGTACTAGAGCGTATCCTCTTCCTGAGATCGTCTGCGATGTGGTCGCTGGAGTCGTAACCACCTCAGTTTTCGGCAGCGTGTGTAATCTAGTTGCTATAGCATTCGTACGGTGGTACGTCATCACCAAGTCTATCCGTGGACATCAAGGTCTCCATACCCCAAAGAAAATTTTCACATTGGCTTTGATTATCTGGGTATTTTCTACATCAGCAATGGTCATACCACCTGTTCTTGGCATCGGAACACTCGGCTACTCCGAATATTACGCTACATGCTCCTTGAGAGACACAAACGAACTAGAATTCTATTACATCGTACTTCAAGGCTCTCTGATAGCAATTGCTCTCCTTCTCACATTTCTGTTCTACATCCGTATTTTACGCCATGTTTTACGGCACAATCAGAAGTTCCGAGTTAGGTATTCGACTGAGGACGAAGCAGGTTCAAGCCCCACAGAAGTGCCCCAGAACAAGACGTCCTCGTCAACTTCTACAGGTACCTGTCCACCCATGATCAAGGCCATCAATCAAAAGGAGGTTGAGATCACCAAGAACCTCTTCTTGGTGGTCTGTGCGTTTATGCTATGCATTCTACCCAACGTCATAAACTTCCTTATTCCTGGCACCAGCGTACTAACATTGTACAGTGTCATGATATTGCTTGTAAACAGCGTTGTTAATCCTATCATCTATGGTCTGAAACACCCGAACTTTCAAGAAGCCTTCAAGAAAATACTGACCTGTCGTAAAGAAATGACGATGCAAGTGTCAACCTAA